Proteins co-encoded in one Ruegeria pomeroyi DSS-3 genomic window:
- a CDS encoding imelysin family protein, which produces MKQLVALILCLAAAAASADPVDQVLDVHVLPGFARLADETALLANAADAGCEERDPDLRAALNGALRAWAGVSHLRFGPTEAENRAFALAFWPDSRGMTPKALAGLIAAEDPVVQEAEGFAQVSVAARGLYALEFLLYDEGQAGNDPYHCALIRAIVRDSAGLARAMAADWHDRYAALMRAPGPDSPYRSRDEAMQELFKALGTGLQITADLRLGRPLGSFARPRPNRAEAWRAGLSLLLVIEALHSQRQLALLLAEEDAGLKARLTDAFDRALGDAAALDDPALAGVATPAGRFRVEALQQRVNEIRQVVAQELGPKLGVSAGFNALDGD; this is translated from the coding sequence ATGAAGCAGCTTGTTGCTCTGATCCTATGCCTTGCCGCCGCGGCAGCATCCGCCGACCCTGTCGATCAGGTGCTCGACGTCCATGTGTTGCCGGGGTTTGCGCGGCTGGCTGACGAGACAGCGTTGCTGGCCAACGCCGCCGATGCCGGGTGCGAAGAGCGCGACCCTGACTTGCGCGCGGCGCTCAACGGCGCGCTGCGCGCCTGGGCCGGGGTTAGCCATCTGCGCTTTGGTCCGACCGAGGCGGAAAACCGCGCCTTTGCGCTGGCCTTTTGGCCCGACAGCCGGGGCATGACGCCCAAGGCGCTGGCGGGGCTGATCGCGGCAGAGGATCCGGTGGTGCAGGAGGCGGAGGGTTTCGCCCAGGTCTCGGTCGCGGCGCGCGGGCTCTATGCGCTGGAGTTCCTGCTCTATGACGAGGGTCAGGCGGGCAACGACCCCTATCACTGTGCCCTGATCCGCGCCATCGTGCGCGACAGTGCGGGGCTGGCACGGGCAATGGCGGCGGACTGGCATGACCGTTACGCGGCGCTGATGCGCGCGCCGGGGCCGGACAGCCCCTATCGCAGTCGCGACGAGGCGATGCAGGAACTGTTCAAGGCGCTGGGCACCGGCTTGCAGATCACCGCCGATCTGCGTCTGGGCCGGCCCTTGGGCAGTTTTGCCAGGCCGCGCCCGAACCGGGCCGAGGCTTGGCGCGCAGGTCTGTCCCTCTTGCTGGTCATCGAGGCATTGCACTCGCAGCGCCAGCTGGCGCTGCTGCTGGCCGAAGAGGATGCCGGGCTGAAAGCCCGGCTTACCGATGCCTTTGACCGGGCGCTGGGGGACGCTGCGGCGCTGGATGATCCGGCATTGGCCGGTGTCGCCACCCCTGCCGGGCGGTTCCGGGTCGAGGCATTGCAACAGCGTGTCAACGAGATCCGGCAGGTGGTGGCCCAGGAGCTGGGGCCGAAACTGGGGGTTTCGGCGGGGTTCAACGCATTGGACGGGGATTGA